The following proteins are encoded in a genomic region of Streptomyces sp. SLBN-31:
- the rfbB gene encoding dTDP-glucose 4,6-dehydratase: protein MTTRILVTGGAGFIGSHYVRTLLGPTGPGDVAVTVLDALTYAGNPANLDEVRDDPRFAFVKGDVCDAGLVCELLAEHDEVVHFAAESHVDRSILGAGEFVRTNVLGTQTLLDAALRQRRPPAFVHVSTDEVYGSIDVGSWPETDPLRPNSPYAASKASSDLIALAHHRTHGLDVRVTRCSNNYGHHQYPEKIVPLFVTNLLDGRRVPLYGDGGNVRDWLHIDDHVQGIELVRTGGRPGEVYNIGGGTELSNRELTALLLEACGAGWDDSVEYVADRRGHDRRYSVDCRKIRTELGYEPRKDFAAGLAETVTWYRDNRAWWEPLKNRAAPEPASAAVFDDERGPAR, encoded by the coding sequence ATGACGACCAGGATCCTGGTGACCGGCGGCGCCGGTTTCATCGGCTCGCACTACGTCCGCACGCTGCTCGGCCCCACCGGACCGGGCGACGTGGCGGTCACGGTGCTGGACGCGCTCACCTACGCGGGCAACCCGGCCAACCTCGACGAGGTGCGCGACGACCCGCGGTTCGCCTTCGTCAAGGGCGACGTCTGCGACGCCGGACTCGTGTGCGAACTCCTCGCCGAACACGACGAGGTCGTCCACTTCGCCGCCGAGTCGCACGTCGACCGCTCCATCCTGGGCGCCGGCGAGTTCGTCCGGACCAACGTGCTGGGCACCCAGACCCTGCTGGACGCGGCCCTGCGACAGCGCAGGCCCCCCGCCTTCGTGCACGTCTCCACCGACGAGGTGTACGGCTCCATCGACGTCGGCTCCTGGCCGGAGACGGACCCGCTGCGCCCCAACTCCCCCTATGCCGCGTCCAAGGCCTCCTCCGACCTGATCGCCCTCGCCCACCACCGCACCCACGGCCTCGACGTACGGGTGACCCGCTGCTCCAACAACTACGGTCACCACCAGTACCCCGAGAAGATCGTCCCGCTGTTCGTCACCAACCTGCTGGACGGCCGCAGGGTCCCGCTCTACGGTGACGGCGGCAACGTCCGGGACTGGCTGCACATCGACGACCACGTCCAGGGCATCGAGCTGGTGCGCACCGGCGGACGTCCCGGGGAGGTCTACAACATCGGCGGGGGCACGGAGTTGTCCAACAGGGAGCTGACCGCACTCCTGCTGGAGGCCTGCGGGGCGGGCTGGGACGACAGCGTCGAGTACGTCGCCGACCGCAGGGGCCACGACCGCCGCTACTCGGTGGACTGCCGCAAGATCCGTACCGAGCTGGGCTACGAGCCCCGTAAGGACTTCGCCGCCGGACTGGCGGAGACGGTCACCTGGTACCGCGACAACCGTGCCTGGTGGGAGCCGCTGAAGAACCGTGCGGCACCGGAGCCGGCGTCCGCGGCCGTGTTCGACGACGAGAGAGGTCCAGCCCGGTGA
- a CDS encoding glucose-1-phosphate thymidylyltransferase encodes MKALLLSGGSGTRLRPITHTSAKQLVPVANKPVLFYGLEAIAQAGITEVGIVVGETAEEIREAVGDGSAFGLDVTYIAQSAPLGLAHAVLIAREFLGEDDFVMYLGDNFVVGGITALVDAFRAERPDARILLTRVANPTAFGVAQLDASGRVVGLEEKPRQPKSDLALVGVYLFTPAVHEAVRAIKPSGRGELEITDALQWMIDAGRDVRSTTISGYWKDTGNVTDMLEVNRSVLETLERRIDGTADDGSELIGRVRIEAGAQVTGSRIVGPVVIGANTVIADSYVGPFTSIADDCRIEDSEIEYSIVLRGSSMRGVRRVEASLIGRDVEVTPAPRKPAAHRLVLGDHSKVQISS; translated from the coding sequence GTGAAGGCACTCCTGCTGTCAGGTGGCTCGGGCACCCGCTTGCGCCCCATCACCCACACGTCGGCGAAACAGCTCGTACCGGTCGCGAACAAGCCGGTGCTGTTCTACGGACTGGAGGCGATCGCACAGGCAGGCATCACCGAGGTCGGGATCGTCGTCGGGGAGACGGCCGAGGAGATCCGGGAGGCGGTCGGCGACGGGAGCGCGTTCGGCCTCGACGTCACCTACATCGCGCAGTCCGCGCCGCTGGGGCTGGCCCACGCGGTGCTGATCGCCCGGGAGTTCCTGGGCGAGGACGACTTCGTGATGTACCTCGGCGACAACTTCGTCGTCGGCGGCATCACGGCCCTGGTGGACGCCTTCCGCGCCGAACGGCCGGACGCGCGGATCCTGTTGACTCGGGTGGCGAACCCGACCGCGTTCGGGGTGGCCCAACTCGACGCCTCCGGACGGGTGGTGGGCCTGGAGGAGAAGCCACGGCAGCCGAAGAGCGACCTGGCGCTGGTGGGCGTCTACCTGTTCACCCCGGCCGTCCACGAGGCCGTGCGGGCGATCAAGCCCTCCGGGCGTGGCGAGTTGGAGATCACCGACGCCCTCCAGTGGATGATCGACGCCGGGCGCGACGTGCGCTCCACGACGATCTCCGGGTACTGGAAGGACACCGGGAACGTCACCGACATGCTGGAGGTCAACCGCTCGGTGCTGGAGACCCTGGAGCGCCGGATCGACGGCACGGCCGACGACGGCAGCGAACTCATCGGCCGGGTGCGCATCGAGGCCGGGGCGCAGGTGACCGGCAGCCGGATCGTGGGCCCGGTGGTCATCGGCGCGAACACCGTGATCGCCGACTCCTACGTGGGCCCCTTCACATCGATCGCCGACGACTGCCGGATCGAGGACAGCGAGATCGAGTACTCGATCGTGCTGCGCGGCTCCTCGATGCGCGGCGTCCGAAGGGTGGAGGCCTCCCTCATCGGCCGTGACGTCGAGGTCACTCCCGCGCCCCGCAAGCCCGCCGCCCACCGTCTCGTCCTCGGCGACCACAGCAAGGTGCAGATCTCCTCATGA
- a CDS encoding acyltransferase, with the protein MSFRKQPTAQVDEKATIGDGTTVWDLAQIREDARLGSGCIVGRGAYVGPGVRIGDNVKLQNYALVYEPAVLADGVFVGPAAVLTNDYFPRSVDPGGKLKRGDDWEAVAVTVDEGASLGARSVCVAPVRVGRWALVAAGAVVTRDVPDFALVAGVPARRIGWVGRAGVRLVEREGEPGVWECPETGALHDEKDGGLVERA; encoded by the coding sequence GTGAGCTTCAGGAAGCAGCCGACCGCCCAGGTCGACGAGAAGGCCACGATCGGTGACGGCACGACGGTCTGGGACCTGGCCCAGATCCGGGAGGACGCCCGGCTGGGCAGCGGGTGCATCGTGGGCCGGGGGGCCTACGTCGGTCCCGGCGTGCGCATCGGTGACAACGTCAAACTCCAGAACTACGCGCTGGTCTACGAACCCGCGGTGCTCGCCGACGGGGTCTTCGTGGGCCCCGCCGCCGTCCTCACCAATGACTACTTCCCCCGGTCGGTGGACCCGGGCGGGAAGCTCAAGCGCGGGGACGACTGGGAGGCCGTGGCCGTGACGGTGGACGAGGGGGCGTCGCTGGGCGCGCGTTCGGTGTGCGTGGCGCCGGTGCGCGTGGGGCGGTGGGCGCTGGTCGCGGCGGGCGCGGTGGTGACCCGGGACGTGCCGGACTTCGCGCTGGTGGCCGGTGTTCCGGCGCGCCGCATCGGCTGGGTGGGGCGGGCCGGTGTACGTCTGGTCGAGCGGGAGGGCGAGCCGGGCGTGTGGGAGTGCCCGGAGACGGGCGCGTTGCACGACGAGAAGGACGGCGGACTCGTCGAGCGCGCATGA
- a CDS encoding SpoIIE family protein phosphatase, with translation MSVAESAGTDGPEQTSPVGRLAATVDRLRREVRAAQAEADGRALIELAKGILVERLGCGPAQAARQLAELTAQAGVTPLEFAVEVINQASRDRVSEVTSAFLAATAARSDAAAAPDGTSSAVRLRTAESGALAADDTQAVADSLLEHALTPLGAEAVAIWGLGADGSLSLAGSAGFSTAEAGRWRHVPPGVTTVARRGLTEDGGQWIHSLAETGLPSIGQHHRPEGGRVAVPAGTGGRIHGVLEIAWPAPLDPLSPPIVRQIEALAELCAHTLETSAPQDPAEGTGPRVLPDVAELMDLADGLHDPALVLTPHLNAEGRLVDFLIQHVNGRFLDPAGRPRGVINGALLLETYPLAAGQSELFERIERVYATGEPYRAHRMRLTALVDDVHLTAVADINISRHGGSVLLIWRIEDETARLANLLQHAQRLGRIGGFEENLLTGEITWNGQLYHLYGRSASSSPVPLEELPAHAHPDDAVAIGRFLRALLHHRRPASAAFRLQRPDGVTRHIRVVAEPVLDSDGQLYVVRGAYQDISAHHWTEVALAATRDQLAHTEQQASERNRLALQLQHAIMPPAQAPLEAPGLRVAVRYRPAETQHLVGGDWYDAVVLPSGLVLLCVGDVAGHGIEAATSMVVLRNAMRGLAVTGAGPGQVLAWLNMVAHHLTGAVTATAVCALYDPKQRTLRWARAGHLPPVLVRGTEATALPLVKGLLLGAVPEAGYEEHEVQLAVDDTLLMYTDGLIERRDRSVEESLAQLLTAARAVPPSLDQQLDRLLTHSRSDTDDDTCIIGVRVA, from the coding sequence ATGTCCGTGGCGGAGAGCGCCGGCACCGACGGTCCCGAGCAGACGTCCCCCGTGGGGCGGCTCGCGGCGACCGTGGACCGGCTGCGCCGCGAGGTGCGGGCGGCGCAGGCCGAGGCGGACGGGCGCGCCCTGATCGAACTGGCCAAGGGCATCCTGGTCGAGCGGCTGGGCTGTGGTCCGGCGCAGGCGGCGCGGCAGCTCGCCGAACTGACCGCGCAGGCGGGCGTGACCCCGCTGGAGTTCGCCGTCGAGGTCATCAACCAGGCCTCGCGCGACCGGGTCTCGGAGGTCACCAGCGCCTTCCTCGCCGCCACCGCGGCCCGGTCCGACGCGGCCGCGGCGCCCGACGGCACCTCCTCCGCCGTACGGCTGCGGACCGCGGAGAGCGGGGCGCTGGCCGCGGACGACACCCAGGCCGTCGCCGACTCCCTGCTGGAGCACGCCCTGACCCCGCTCGGCGCGGAGGCGGTGGCCATCTGGGGGCTGGGGGCCGACGGCTCGCTGAGCCTCGCGGGCAGTGCCGGGTTCTCCACCGCCGAGGCCGGGCGGTGGCGGCACGTGCCGCCGGGCGTGACGACGGTGGCGCGCCGGGGGCTCACCGAGGACGGGGGCCAGTGGATCCACAGCCTGGCCGAGACCGGGCTGCCCTCCATCGGCCAGCACCACCGCCCCGAGGGCGGCCGGGTGGCCGTACCGGCCGGGACCGGCGGGCGGATCCACGGGGTGCTGGAGATCGCCTGGCCGGCACCGCTGGACCCGCTGTCGCCGCCGATCGTCCGGCAGATCGAGGCACTCGCGGAGCTGTGCGCGCACACGCTGGAGACCTCGGCGCCACAGGACCCGGCGGAGGGCACAGGCCCGCGCGTCCTGCCGGACGTCGCCGAACTGATGGACCTCGCCGACGGACTGCACGACCCGGCGCTGGTGCTGACGCCGCACCTGAACGCCGAGGGACGGCTGGTCGACTTCCTCATCCAGCACGTCAACGGCCGCTTCCTGGACCCCGCCGGCCGGCCGCGCGGCGTCATCAACGGCGCACTGCTGCTGGAGACCTATCCCCTGGCCGCGGGGCAGAGCGAACTGTTCGAGCGGATCGAGCGGGTCTACGCCACCGGTGAGCCCTACCGCGCCCACCGCATGCGGCTGACCGCGCTGGTGGACGACGTGCACCTGACGGCGGTCGCCGACATCAACATCAGCCGGCACGGCGGCAGCGTCCTGCTGATCTGGCGCATCGAGGACGAGACGGCCAGGCTGGCCAACCTGCTCCAGCACGCCCAACGCCTGGGCCGCATCGGTGGTTTCGAGGAGAACCTGCTCACTGGCGAGATCACCTGGAACGGCCAGCTGTACCACCTCTATGGCAGGTCGGCCTCCAGCTCTCCGGTGCCGCTGGAGGAGCTGCCCGCGCACGCGCACCCCGACGACGCCGTGGCCATCGGCCGGTTCCTGCGGGCCCTGCTGCACCACCGCAGGCCCGCGTCCGCCGCCTTCCGGCTGCAGCGCCCCGACGGGGTCACCCGCCACATCCGGGTGGTCGCGGAGCCGGTCCTCGACTCCGACGGCCAGTTGTACGTCGTGCGCGGCGCGTACCAGGACATCTCCGCGCACCACTGGACCGAGGTCGCACTGGCCGCCACCCGGGACCAGCTCGCGCACACCGAGCAGCAGGCCAGCGAGCGCAACCGGCTCGCACTGCAGCTGCAGCACGCCATCATGCCGCCGGCGCAGGCTCCACTGGAGGCGCCGGGGCTGCGGGTGGCGGTGCGCTACCGGCCCGCGGAGACCCAGCACCTGGTCGGCGGCGACTGGTACGACGCGGTCGTGCTGCCGTCCGGGCTGGTGCTGCTGTGCGTGGGCGACGTCGCGGGGCACGGCATAGAGGCGGCCACCAGCATGGTCGTGCTGCGCAACGCGATGCGCGGGCTCGCCGTCACCGGCGCCGGGCCGGGCCAGGTACTGGCCTGGCTGAACATGGTGGCCCACCATCTGACCGGCGCCGTCACGGCCACCGCCGTCTGCGCCCTGTACGACCCCAAGCAGCGCACCCTGCGCTGGGCCCGCGCCGGCCATCTGCCGCCGGTTCTGGTGCGCGGCACGGAGGCGACGGCACTGCCGCTGGTCAAGGGGCTGCTGCTGGGCGCCGTACCGGAGGCCGGTTACGAGGAGCACGAGGTACAACTCGCCGTCGACGACACGCTGTTGATGTACACCGACGGACTGATCGAGCGGCGTGACCGGTCCGTGGAGGAGTCCCTCGCGCAGTTGCTGACGGCGGCGCGCGCGGTTCCGCCCTCGCTGGACCAGCAGCTGGACCGGCTGCTCACCCACAGCAGGTCCGACACGGACGACGACACCTGCATCATCGGCGTCCGCGTGGCCTGA